A part of Miscanthus floridulus cultivar M001 chromosome 6, ASM1932011v1, whole genome shotgun sequence genomic DNA contains:
- the LOC136458045 gene encoding uncharacterized protein, giving the protein MEMEVSGALSWSVLYAAISLPCALLLLVVGGAGLRVASLALRGEMKAWWPTRAAMLGYRVARPGIDGLSAAYPSVFPDDDEPPPLPLPAEYCDRLAVAVYRRGDGKGQGQQAQDPDCAFCLSVVHDGEEVRELRCRHVFHRTCLDAWLVRPRATCPLCRDRLLPAESDYDHLSSSSASASAHGGAIWHMT; this is encoded by the coding sequence ATGGAGATGGAGGTCAGCGGCGCGCTATCATGGTCCGTGCTGTACGCGGCCATCTCCCTGCCGTGCGCGCTCCTGCTGCTGGTGGTGGGCGGGGCGGGCCTCCGCGTGGCGTCGCTCGCGCTCCGCGGGGAGATGAAGGCCTGGTGGCCCACGCGCGCCGCGATGCTCGGCTACCGCGTCGCGCGCCCCGGCATCGACGGCCTTAGCGCGGCGTACCCCTCCGTGTTCCCCGACGACGacgagccgccgccgctgccgctgccggccgAGTACTGCGAccgcctcgccgtcgccgtgTACCGCCGCGGCGACGGGAAGGGGCAGGGGCAGCAGGCGCAGGACCCGGACTGCGCCTTCTGCCTCTCGGTGGTCCACGACGGCGAGGAGGTGCGCGAGCTGCGGTGCCGCCACGTCTTCCACCGCACCTGCCTCGACGCCTGGCTCGTCCGCCCGCGCGCCACCTGCCCTCTCTGCCGCGACCGCCTCCTCCCCGCCGAGAGCGACTACGACCACCTCTcctcgtcgtcggcgtccgcctCCGCCCACGGCGGCGCTATCTGGCACATGACGTGA